A section of the Humulus lupulus chromosome 2, drHumLupu1.1, whole genome shotgun sequence genome encodes:
- the LOC133815186 gene encoding uncharacterized protein LOC133815186 — protein MNKIGFIDGTIPKPLPSDNAMYNAWYRNNNILISWILNSGSKDISASIIYDESALEIWQDLKTHFQRRNGPHIFNLRRALMKLKQDIQYVSSYYTNLKSLWEELSQYRPSCTCNKCTCGGVKSLQEHYNMEYAMSFLMGLKESYSQVRGNILLMDPLPSMSSVFNLVTQEENQRDEGTQSTQSDSTSNPSMACAFSGLKNNPSKLDSGQYKQYPPCKNRPFFSHCNIHGHTIEKCYKIHGYPPGYNKPRNNTPAAANQL, from the coding sequence ATGAACAAAATAGGATTCATCGATGGTACTATTCCTAAACCCCTTCCTTCTGACAATGCCATGTATAATGCCTGGTACAGGAACAACAATATTCTCATCTCGTGGATCTTAAATTCTGGATCCAAGGACATATCAGCGAGCATCATTTACGATGAATCAGCTTTGGAAATATGGCAGGACCTTAAGACCCATTTTCAGAGGAGAAATGGACCTCACATCTTCAATCTTCGACGGGCTTTGATGAAACTCAAGCAAGATATTCAATATGTTAGCAGCTACTATACAAATTTGAAATCGCTATGGGAAGAACTCTCTCAGTACCGCCCTTCTTGCACTTGCAACAAATGTACCTGTGGAGGAGTCAAATCGCTTCAAGAACACTACAACATGGAGTATGCCATGTCTTTTCTCATGGGGCTTAAAGAATCCTACTCTCAAGTCAGAGGAAACATTCTTCTAATGGATCCTTTACCCTCAATGAGTAGTGTGTTTAATCTAGTCACACAAGAAGAAAACCAAAGGGACGAAGGGACTCAATCTACTCAGTCAGACTCAACAAGCAATCCATCTATGGCCTGTGCCTTTTCAGGTTTGAAAAATAATCCTTCCAAACTTGATTCTGGTCAGTATAAGCAATACCCACCATGCAAGAACAGACCCTTTTTTTCTCACTGTAACATTCATGGTCACACCATTGAGAAATGTTACAAGATTCATGGTTATCCTCCTGGCTACAACAAGCCACGAAACAACACTCCAGCTGCTGCAAATCAACTTTAA